A DNA window from Arachis hypogaea cultivar Tifrunner chromosome 18, arahy.Tifrunner.gnm2.J5K5, whole genome shotgun sequence contains the following coding sequences:
- the LOC112772953 gene encoding COBRA-like protein 10, with the protein MEVAKRKAASTYTTLLLIFLFLFLSFGPSQGQNAAGANAGKTKPAALADEETNLDNTAAEAKIGKPAKAAVVGAADKPAATEDGEADIDDKAAADIAAAKANNNPTTALVAVEDDKPAAAGKAGAAAGKAAAEAADDADGAAAGKAAAAATDDADGVAVKKAKPVKGAVVTTAAPATDVEVIPAPPPPPAELQVCNGVFLTYTLISREKEYPFVKNKSNQAYAFTSQATITNVGDEEVKGWRMYIGFQHREILVSMDGAVPIDAEDFPAAVGNGTTIAGNPMVDLKTAILTANDFTQMSVRVGMKGSQFGLGDGATPMPKTIKLINSGFKCPASSRRGSTMIVCCRKDPKAKALALKKTKYPSRGKGDLTISYDVLQAYQTSYYAEVTIQNNHPLGRLDHWNLTWEWQRGEFIYSMKGAFARVKDPSECLYGPAGQYYRDFDFTQVANCEKRPIISDLPSERKDDEKVGKLPWCCRNGTVLSPVMDRNQARSMFQLQVFKIPPDNNRTALTPPMKWKIDGVINPHYKCGPPVRVDPAEYPDPSGLQAIHTAVASWHIVCNMTKPQPQKTRCCVSFSAFYNESAIPCNTCACGGCDGYQQCNAKAPPMLIPPDALLVPFVNRTAKMKAWAKMKHFKIPKRMPCGDNCPVSINWHVNSDYKTGWTARITLFNWERYAFDDWFTALQFHNNSFRDFDEVYSFNGTRIPGLRTVFLQGFKGLNYLVGLTNGSRIGDPHVPGKQQSVLSFKKKHAKKFNIRRDAFPTKVYFNGEECALPPTTPSNGSSRIKSSPISFLAVTIIAFLSFFAMTERLF; encoded by the exons ATGGAAGTTGCTAAAAGGAAAGCAGCTTCCACGTACACAACCCTactcttgatattcctgtttctCTTTTTGAGCTTTGGTCCTTCTCAAGGACAAAATGCAGCCGGTGCTAACGCCGGCAAAACCAAGCCGGCCGCATTGGCAGACGAGGAGACCAATTTAGATAATACAGCCGCGGAAGCCAAGATTGGCAAACCAGCCAAGGCTGCAGTTGTGGGGGCGGCTGACAAGCCCGCCGCGACTGAAGACGGGGAGGCCGATATCGACGATAAAGCCGCGGCTGACATCGCGGCAGCCAAGGCAAACAATAATCCCACCACGGCTTTAGTCGCGGTTGAGGATGACAAGCCAGCCGCAGCTGGAAAAGCAGGAGCCGCGGCTGGAAAAGCAGCAGCTGAGGCTGCAGATGATGCAGACGGCGCCGCGGCTGGAAAAGCAGCAGCTGCGGCTACAGATGATGCAGACGGGGTCGCCGTCAAAAAGGCCAAGCCTGTCAAGGGGGCCGTCGTGACCACAGCTGCACCAGCGACCGACGTTGAGGTAATTCCAGCTCCTCCGCCTCCACCAGCAGAACTGCAGGTCTGCAATGGCGTGTTCCTAACATACACGCTGATATCACGCGAGAAGGAATACCCATTCGTGAAGAACAAGTCAAATCAAGCATATGCCTTCACGTCCCAAGCCACGATTACAAACGTCGGTGACGAGGAGGTGAAGGGCTGGAGGATGTACATTGGGTTCCAACACCGAGAAATATTGGTTTCCATGGACGGCGCCGTCCCCATCGACGCCGAGGACTTCCCGGCTGCCGTAGGGAACGGCACCACGATCGCCGGAAACCCAATGGTGGATCTAAAGACTGCGATCTTGACGGCTAATGATTTTACTCAAATGTCGGTGAGAGTTGGAATGAAAGGATCACAGTTCGGTCTTGGTGATGGCGCCACCCCTATGCCTAAGACCATTAAGCTTATCAATAGTGGCTTCAAGTGTCCCGCCTCTTCTCGCAGAG GGTCAACAATGATAGTGTGTTGTAGAAAAGACCCTAAAGCGAAGGCATTGGCACTTAAGAAGACAAAGTACCCATCACGTGGCAAAGGGGATTTAACCATTTCATACGACGTTCTACAAGCTTACCAGACGAGCTACTATGCTGAGGTGACCATCCAAAACAACCACCCGTTGGGGCGGCTGGACCACTGGAACCTCACGTGGGAATGGCAGAGGGGCGAGTTCATCTACAGCATGAAAGGTGCCTTCGCGCGCGTCAAGGACCCTTCGGAATGCTTGTATGGCCCTGCAGGCCAGTACTACAGGGACTTTGATTTCACCCAAGTCGCCAATTGCGAGAAGAGGCCCATTATCTCTGATCTTCCTTCTGAGAGAAAAGACGATGAAAAGGTGGGGAAGCTACCATGGTGCTGCAGGAATGGCACAGTGCTATCACCTGTGATGGATAGGAACCAAGCCAGGTCAATGTTCCAGCTCCAAGTTTTCAAGATTCCACCAGATAACAACAGAACAGCACTCACACCACCCATGAAATGGAAGATCGACGGCGTCATCAACCCCCACTACAAGTGCGGCCCACCGGTCAGAGTGGACCCCGCAGAGTACCCTGACCCATCAGGTCTCCAGGCTATTCACACCGCCGTCGCAAGTTGGCACATCGTTTGCAACATGACAAAGCCACAGCCTCAGAAAACAAGGTGCTGCGTCTCATTCTCTGCATTCTACAACGAATCCGCCATCCCCTGCAACACTTGCGCTTGTGGCGGTTGTGACGGTTACCAGCAATGCAACGCAAAGGCACCACCCATGCTTATTCCACCCGACGCGCTTCTCGTTCCGTTTGTTAACAGAACCGCCAAGATGAAAGCGTGGGCCAAGATGAAGCATTTCAAGATTCCCAAACGGATGCCTTGCGGCGATAACTGTCCCGTTAGCATCAACTGGCACGTCAACTCCGACTACAAAACTGGATGGACAGCAAGGATCACGCTTTTCAACTGGGAGCGCTACGCCTTCGATGATTGGTTCACTGCTCTTCAGTTCCACAACAATTCTTTCAGAGATTTCGATGAAGTTTACTCCTTCAACGGAACCAGAATCCCAGGCCTTAGAACCGTCTTCCTTCAAGGATTTAAGGGTTTGAACTATTTGGTGGGACTCACCAACGGAAGCCGCATCGGTGACCCACACGTGCCGGGGAAGCAGCAATCCGTGCTGTCCTTCAAGAAGAAGCATGCCAAGAAATTCAACATCAGAAGAGATGCATTCCCAACGAAGGTTTACTTCAATGGTGAAGAGTGTGCACTCCCTCCAACTACTCCTTCTAATGGTTCCTCACGCatcaagtcttctccgatcagtTTCCTTGCTGTCACCATCATCGCATTCTTGTCGTTCTTCGCCATGACCGAACGTTTATTCTGA
- the LOC112771797 gene encoding DDRGK domain-containing protein 1 — protein sequence MEELFVAILSMLLVVALIPLYLWKRRQDSQPHPHADEPVQAPRREAVVRPAGNRRMRRRPAASGASSSTAPPATAEESGDESENEAAGGENYEARAAKKKEIKRQEREARRQAEDAARESKQAKQDRYSEMRRLKDEEREAKERQLEEEAKAQKAKEEEAAAIEFEKWKGEFSVDDEGTLEEEQDGTEDLLSNFVEYIQKQKCVPLEDLAAEFKLRTQECINRITNLESMGRLSGVMDDRGKYIYISQEEMKAVADYVKRQGRVSISHLASKSNQFIDLEPKTQFTEDISNLDEITVN from the exons ATGGAGGAACTCTTCGTAGCTATACTTTCGATGCTTCTGGTTGTAGCACTGATTCCACTGTACTTATGGAAACGCCGCCAGGATTCTCAACCACATCCTCACGCCGATGAACCGGTCCAG GCTCCCCGGAGAGAAGCGGTGGTGCGCCCAGCCGGAAACCGCCGAATGCGTCGGAGACCTGCTGCATCTGGAGCTAGCAGTTCGACAGCTCCGCCTGCAACTGCCGAAG AGTCTGGCGATGAAAGTGAGAATGAAGCTGCTGGTGGCGAGAATTACGAGGCTAGAGcagcaaagaaaaaggagattAAAAGGCAAGAGAGGGAAGCTCGCCGACAG GCTGAAGATGCTGCACGAGAGTCGAAGCAGGCCAAACAAGATCGTTACTCAGAGATGCGGAGGTTGAAGGATGAAGAACGTGAGGCAAAGGAGCGTCAGTTG GAAGAGGAAGCCAAAGCTCAGAAGGCTAAGGAGGAGGAGGCTGCGGCAATAGAGTTTGAGAAGTGGAAAGGTGAATTTTCAGTTGATGATGAAGGTACCCTTGAAGAAGAACAGGATGGTACTGAAGACTTGCTATCCAATTTTGTTGAATATATACAG AAGCAGAAATGTGTTCCCTTAGAAGATCTTGCTGCAGAATTTAAGTTGCGAACGCAG GAATGTATCAACCGCATCACCAATCTGGAAAGTATGG GCCGGCTTTCGGGTGTGATGGATGATAGAGGGAAATACATATACATCTCGCAGGAAGAAATGAAAGCTGTTGCTGATTATGTTAAGCGGCAGGGAAGAGTTAGCATTTCACACCTAGCTAGTAAATCGAACCAGTTCATTGATTTAGAGCCAAAAACTCAATTCACAGAGGACATTAGTAATTTGGACGAGATAACTGTCAACTGA
- the LOC112771363 gene encoding uncharacterized protein, translating to MIFEMWGDNGVPADSFYQIRPECINDVPVSRFKIKPGKTLSPRKWHAAFTEEGYLDIGKILRRIYRGGIHPSIRGEVWEFLLGCYDPKSTFDEREQIRQRRRLEYARWKEECRQMFPFVGSGRYISSPVITDDGQPIQDPSVLLESNPDKGLVLVPQDNYRSSSIDARNNLEKVTDKRVIQWLLTLHQIGLDVIRTDRTLVFYEKQENLSKLWDILAVYAWLDKDVGYGQGMSDLCSPMIILLEDEADAFWCFERLMRRLRGNFKCTDRSVGVETQLSNLASITQVLDPKLHKHLEQLGGGDYLFAFRMLMVQFRREFSFCDSLYLWEMMWALEYDPDLFWMYEDAQRAPTSAESSRGKVKSIRQCGKYERENMRTGAKNSETPLPISIFLAASVLKDKSSKLLHEARGLDDVVKILNDMTGNLDAKKACSGAMKLHKKYLRKAKKT from the exons CCCGGTAAAACACTGAGTCCAAGAAAATGGCATGCTGCTTTTACTGAAGAAGGATATCTGGATATAGGAAAGATTCTAAGGCGAATCTACAGAGGG GGAATCCATCCATCAATTAGGGGAGAAGTTTGGGAATTTCTACTTGGTTGTTATGATCCAAAGAGTACATTTGATGAACGAGAACAAATAAGACAGCGTCGTAG GTTAGAATATGCTAGATGGAAGGAAGAATGTCGCCAAATGTTTCCTTTTGTTGGAAGTGGTAGATATATTTCATCTCCTGTAATTACCGATGATGGTCAACCGATTCAAGATCCATCAGTTCTTCTGGAATCAAATCCAGACAAGGGATTGGTTTTAGTTCCTCAAGATAATTATAGGTCTTCAAGCATAGATGCCAGAAATAATTTAGAAAAGGTGACAGACAAGAGAGTAATCCAGTGGCTGTTAACTCTTCATCAAATAG GTCTTGACGTGATTCGCACTGATAGGACATTGGTCTTTTATGAGAAGCAAGAGAACTTGTCAAAATTATGGGATATTCTTGCAGTTTATGCTTGGCTAGATAAAGATGTTGGCTATGGTCAAG GGATGAGTGACCTATGCTCACCTATGATAATTCTTCTTGAGGATGAAGCAGATGCATTTTGGTGCTTTGAGCGTCTAATGCGCAGACTT CGAGGTAATTTCAAGTGCACTGATCGTTCTGTTGGAGTGGAGACTCAACTAAGTAACTTGGCTTCAATTACTCAAGTATTAGATCCAAAACTTCATAAACATTTAG AGCAACTAGGTGGAGGTGATTATCTGTTTGCTTTTCGGATGCTAATGGTTCAGTTTCGTCGAGAATTTTCCTTTTGTGATTCACTATACCTTTGGGAG ATGATGTGGGCTCTAGAGTATGATCCTGATTTGTTTTGGATGTACGAGGATGCTCAGAGAGCTCCTACAAGCGCCGAGAGCTCTAGAGGGAAGGTGAAGTCAATTAGACAATGTGGAAAGTATGAGCGAGAAAATATGAGAACAGGGGCAAAGAACTCCGAAACTCCTCTTCCCATATCGATTTTCCTTGCTGCTAGTGTGTTGAAAGATAAAAGTTCAAAGCTACTACATGAAGCACGGGGTCTGGATGATGTTGTGAAG ATTTTGAATGACATGACTGGAAATCTAGATGCTAAAAAGGCTTGTTCCGGGGCTATGAaacttcataaaaaatatttgagaaag GCCAAGAAAACGTAA
- the LOC112771132 gene encoding protein translation factor SUI1 homolog 1, producing MSELDAQIPTTFDPFAEANAEDSGAGSKEYVHIRIQQRNGRKSLTTVQGLKKEFSYNKILKDLKKEFCCNGTVVQDPELGQVIQLQGDQRKNVSTFLVQAGIVKKEHIKIHGF from the exons ATGTCTGAATTAGACGCTCAGATTCCTACTACCTTCG ATCCTTTTGCTGAGGCAAATGCTGAGGACTCGGGTGCTGGGTCAAAAGAGTATGTGCATATTCGCATACAGCAGCGGAATGGTAGGAAAAGCTTGACAACTGTCCAGggattgaagaaagaattcaGCTACAACAAGATACTTAAAGACCTTAAGAAGGAGTTCTGTTGCAATGGTACAGTTGTTCAGGACCCAGAATTAGGGCAG GTTATTCAACTTCAAGGTGATCAGAGGAAGAATGTGTCTACCTTCCTAGTTCAG GCTGGTATCGTGAAGAAGGAGCATATCAAAATTCATGGTTTCTGA